A region of Micromonospora sp. WMMD882 DNA encodes the following proteins:
- a CDS encoding ABC transporter ATP-binding protein codes for MSGPVSTSAHGPDTFGDATADGPYLRVSELRVRFGTEDGVVRAVDGVSFAVGRGRTLGIVGESGSGKSVTSLAVLGLHDPRRAVVSGEIWVGGRQVVGLPEERVRRLRGREVAMIFQDPLSALHPYFSVGRQVAEAYRVHHPGVSRRQARARAVEMLGRVGIPQPGRRFAQFPHEFSGGMRQRVMIAMALVNDPRLLIADEPTTALDVTVQAQILDLLADLQGEFGSAIVLITHDLGVVAQVADEVLVMYAGRVVEHGPVGEVLRSPEHPYTWGLLGSVPSLRGDAEADLTPIAGNPPSLIDLPSGCAFHPRCRWADRTDGRSRSVVPELLPVAGEPGHRVACHLPAGDRARIRSEEAIGVGAAR; via the coding sequence ATGAGCGGGCCAGTGTCGACGTCGGCCCACGGGCCCGACACGTTCGGTGATGCTACCGCAGACGGGCCGTATCTGCGGGTGTCGGAGCTGCGGGTGCGGTTCGGTACGGAGGATGGGGTGGTGCGGGCGGTGGACGGGGTGTCGTTCGCTGTCGGGCGGGGTCGGACGTTGGGGATCGTGGGGGAGTCGGGGTCGGGTAAGAGCGTGACCTCGTTGGCGGTGTTGGGGTTGCATGACCCGCGGCGGGCGGTGGTGTCGGGGGAGATCTGGGTGGGTGGTCGGCAGGTGGTGGGGTTGCCGGAGGAGCGGGTGCGGCGGTTGCGGGGTCGGGAGGTGGCGATGATCTTCCAGGATCCGTTGTCGGCGTTGCATCCGTACTTTTCGGTGGGGCGGCAGGTCGCGGAGGCGTATCGGGTGCATCATCCGGGGGTGTCGCGGCGTCAGGCGCGGGCTCGTGCGGTGGAGATGCTGGGTCGGGTGGGGATCCCGCAGCCGGGGCGGCGGTTTGCGCAGTTTCCGCATGAGTTCTCCGGTGGGATGCGGCAGCGGGTGATGATCGCGATGGCGTTGGTGAACGACCCGCGGTTGTTGATCGCGGATGAGCCGACGACGGCGTTGGACGTGACGGTGCAGGCGCAGATTCTGGACCTGCTGGCGGATCTGCAGGGGGAGTTCGGGTCGGCGATCGTGCTGATCACCCATGATCTGGGGGTGGTGGCGCAGGTGGCCGACGAGGTGCTGGTGATGTACGCCGGTCGGGTGGTGGAGCACGGCCCGGTGGGTGAGGTGCTGCGGTCGCCGGAGCACCCGTACACCTGGGGGTTGTTGGGGAGTGTGCCGTCGTTGCGGGGTGACGCGGAGGCGGATCTGACGCCGATCGCGGGCAACCCGCCGAGCCTGATCGATTTGCCGTCGGGGTGCGCGTTCCACCCGCGCTGCCGGTGGGCCGACCGCACCGACGGCCGGTCCCGCAGTGTGGTGCCGGAGTTGTTGCCGGTGGCCGGGGAGCCGGGGCATCGGGTGGCGTGTCACCTGCCGGCCGGGGACCGGGCCCGGATCCGGTCCGAGGAGGCCATCGGCGTCGGGGCGGCCCGGTGA
- a CDS encoding dipeptide ABC transporter ATP-binding protein codes for MAAGVEPLLSVAGLTKHFPVREGWRRSGVVRAVDGVDFTVSAGQTLGLVGESGCGKSTTGRMLVRLMDPTAGTVTFAGRDIGRARGRELRRLRQDVQIVFQDPYASLNPRHTVGRIVGMPLEVNGIVPPGGVRNRVRELLELVGLSPEHYNRYPHEFSGGQRQRVGIARALALSPRLIVADEPVSALDVSIQAQVINLLRGLQRDLGLAFVFIAHDLAVVRHVSQRVAVMYLGRIVEIGDRADIYRRPQHPYTRALLSAVPDVSGVGAAGRIRLVGDVPTPLDPPSGCRFRTRCGKATDLCAVEVPALVPRAGGSQATACHHPETEPLASAGDAVVVPNGVS; via the coding sequence GTGGCTGCCGGGGTCGAGCCGTTGTTGTCCGTCGCCGGGTTGACGAAGCATTTTCCGGTGCGGGAGGGGTGGCGGCGGTCGGGTGTGGTGCGGGCGGTCGACGGGGTGGACTTCACCGTGTCGGCGGGGCAGACGTTGGGTCTGGTGGGGGAGTCCGGCTGCGGTAAGAGCACCACCGGGCGGATGCTGGTGCGGTTGATGGATCCGACGGCGGGGACGGTGACGTTCGCGGGGCGGGACATCGGTCGGGCCCGGGGGCGGGAGTTGCGTCGGTTGCGGCAGGACGTGCAGATCGTTTTTCAGGATCCGTACGCGTCGTTGAATCCCCGGCACACGGTGGGGCGGATCGTGGGGATGCCGTTGGAGGTCAACGGGATCGTTCCGCCGGGTGGGGTGCGTAACCGGGTGCGGGAGTTGTTGGAGCTGGTGGGGTTGAGCCCGGAGCACTACAACCGGTATCCGCACGAGTTTTCGGGTGGTCAGCGGCAGCGGGTGGGGATCGCCCGTGCTCTGGCGTTGTCGCCGAGGTTGATCGTGGCGGATGAGCCGGTGTCGGCGTTGGATGTGTCGATCCAGGCGCAGGTGATCAATCTGTTGCGGGGGTTGCAGCGGGATCTGGGGTTGGCGTTCGTGTTCATCGCGCATGATCTGGCGGTGGTGCGGCATGTGTCGCAGCGGGTGGCGGTGATGTATCTGGGGCGGATCGTGGAGATCGGTGATCGGGCGGATATCTACCGGCGTCCGCAGCATCCGTACACGCGGGCGTTGTTGTCGGCGGTGCCGGACGTGTCCGGGGTGGGGGCGGCGGGGCGGATCCGGTTGGTCGGGGACGTGCCGACGCCGTTGGATCCGCCGTCGGGGTGCCGGTTCCGGACCCGTTGTGGGAAGGCCACCGACCTGTGTGCCGTCGAGGTTCCCGCGCTGGTGCCGAGGGCGGGCGGCAGTCAGGCCACCGCCTGCCACCACCCCGAGACCGAGCCGCTGGCGTCGGCCGGGGACGCGGTGGTCGTACCGAACGGGGTGTCGTGA
- a CDS encoding ABC transporter permease has protein sequence MSLSPVDGEVRAELDPAAEAGGAAAREVAGRSPGQLAWARLRRDRTALVSGAVLLVLLAVALAAPLIAKLYGVGPNEQFQELLDGNGMPLGYVGGVSGEHWFGLEPRLGRDIFIRMVYGLRTSLFIAFAAAVVTTTIGVVTGILAGYLGGAVDTVLSWITDVALALPFLIFALAVVPTVALRFYGPREEVPAWFQVAVLIGVFAAFGWTSTARLVRGQVVSLREREFVEAARASGAGLGHMVFRQLLPNLWAPILVAFSLAVPQYVTGEAALSFLGIGILEPTADFGRMIFQSIPYLQTDPAYVFFPGVTIFALVLAFNLFGDALRDALDPKSSR, from the coding sequence ATGAGCCTGTCCCCGGTGGATGGTGAGGTCCGGGCGGAGCTGGACCCGGCGGCGGAGGCCGGCGGCGCGGCGGCGCGCGAGGTCGCCGGCCGGTCGCCCGGCCAACTGGCCTGGGCCCGGCTGCGCCGCGACCGGACGGCGCTGGTCAGCGGCGCGGTGCTGCTGGTCCTGCTGGCCGTCGCGCTCGCCGCCCCGCTGATCGCCAAGCTGTACGGGGTCGGCCCCAACGAGCAGTTCCAGGAGCTGCTGGACGGCAACGGCATGCCGCTCGGCTACGTCGGCGGGGTCAGCGGCGAGCACTGGTTCGGGCTGGAGCCCCGGCTCGGCCGGGACATCTTCATCCGGATGGTGTACGGGCTGCGCACCTCGCTGTTCATCGCGTTCGCCGCCGCCGTGGTGACCACCACGATCGGGGTGGTCACCGGCATCCTCGCCGGCTACCTGGGCGGCGCCGTCGACACGGTGCTCAGTTGGATCACCGACGTGGCGCTGGCCCTGCCGTTCCTGATCTTCGCGTTGGCGGTGGTGCCGACCGTGGCGCTGCGCTTCTACGGCCCGCGCGAGGAGGTGCCGGCCTGGTTCCAGGTGGCCGTGCTGATCGGCGTCTTCGCCGCGTTCGGTTGGACCAGCACCGCCCGGCTGGTCCGGGGGCAGGTGGTCTCGCTGCGCGAACGGGAGTTCGTGGAGGCGGCCCGGGCCAGCGGGGCCGGACTGGGGCACATGGTGTTCCGGCAGCTCCTGCCGAACCTGTGGGCGCCGATCCTGGTGGCGTTCTCCCTCGCCGTGCCGCAGTACGTCACCGGCGAGGCGGCGCTGTCGTTCCTCGGCATCGGCATCCTCGAACCCACCGCCGACTTCGGCCGGATGATCTTCCAGAGCATCCCGTACCTGCAGACCGACCCGGCGTACGTGTTCTTCCCGGGCGTCACGATCTTCGCGCTGGTGCTGGCGTTCAACCTGTTCGGCGACGCGCTGCGCGACGCGCTCGACCCGAAGTCGTCCCGGTGA
- a CDS encoding ABC transporter permease produces MTRFLVRRLLSAALTLFAVSVLSFLMFFALPKDPVSGMCPKNCNAERLERVREELGLRDPLVEQYANYMRGIVTGRDLGSAQGGHCDAPCLGWSYVNNEAVTDTLARVLPVTLSIVLPAAVLWLLLGVGLGMVSALRRGAWLDKAAIGFSLTGASLQLYFVGAVLLLVFTYQLRITPVPGYTSLFDDPVKWASGLVLAWVSLAFLFSAIYARLSRAQMLETLSEDFVRTARAKGLPKRAVYGRHALRAAITPVVTIAGLDVGSALGGTVITETTFGIQGLGRTAVDAVRAGDLPTIMATVLISAVFIVVANIVVDLLYAAIDPRVRLR; encoded by the coding sequence ATGACACGGTTTCTGGTCCGGCGGCTGCTCAGCGCGGCGCTGACGCTGTTCGCGGTGAGCGTGCTCAGCTTCCTGATGTTCTTCGCCCTGCCCAAGGACCCGGTCAGCGGCATGTGCCCGAAGAACTGCAACGCCGAACGCCTGGAGCGGGTCCGCGAGGAGCTGGGCCTGCGGGACCCGCTGGTCGAGCAGTACGCCAACTACATGCGGGGCATCGTCACCGGCCGGGACCTGGGCAGCGCCCAGGGCGGCCACTGCGACGCGCCCTGCCTCGGCTGGTCGTACGTGAACAACGAGGCGGTCACCGACACCCTGGCCCGGGTGCTGCCGGTGACGCTGAGCATCGTCCTGCCGGCGGCGGTCCTCTGGCTGCTGCTCGGGGTCGGGCTGGGCATGGTCTCCGCGCTACGCCGGGGCGCCTGGCTGGACAAGGCGGCGATCGGCTTCTCGCTGACCGGGGCGTCGTTGCAGCTCTACTTCGTCGGCGCGGTGCTGCTGCTGGTCTTCACGTACCAGCTCCGGATCACGCCGGTGCCCGGCTACACGTCGCTTTTCGACGACCCGGTGAAGTGGGCCAGCGGGTTGGTGCTGGCCTGGGTGTCGCTGGCGTTCCTGTTCTCCGCGATCTACGCCCGGCTGTCCCGGGCGCAGATGCTGGAGACCCTGTCGGAGGACTTCGTCCGCACCGCGCGGGCCAAGGGCCTGCCGAAACGTGCCGTGTACGGGCGGCACGCGCTGCGCGCGGCGATCACCCCGGTGGTGACCATCGCCGGCCTGGACGTGGGCAGCGCGCTCGGCGGGACGGTGATCACCGAGACCACCTTCGGCATCCAGGGGCTCGGCCGGACGGCCGTGGACGCCGTCCGCGCCGGCGACCTGCCCACGATCATGGCGACGGTGCTGATCTCGGCGGTCTTCATCGTGGTCGCGAACATCGTCGTCGACCTGCTCTACGCCGCCATCGACCCCCGGGTCCGGCTGCGGTAG
- a CDS encoding ABC transporter substrate-binding protein, translating into MRLKKTADAGGARRAVAAGGALALLAALGACSENKGTEGAVDSDRVQSGSIATDPKESMGPAPEVPGAAKGGTFRVLRETKISHLDPQRVYSFVGLMAAPLYSRALTTFKDDGSGAVTLVGDLAENPGKDVNSDCRVWEFTVKDGVKFEDGSPITAREIAYGIARSFDPDLTGGPTYLQEWLADSPQYDTKWDFKANKTSLPPGLTTPDDKTLRFEFAKPHCDLPFAASLPYTAPLKPEKDTGVNLDNQPFSSGPYKITRNNAGVELVLERNEHWDPNTDPVRHAYPDRIVWNFGPDPEAGANRVIADNGDDQTALAWNGVPSALVARVTGDAALKPRSVQGPTPSLWRLSINTSRVTDLAVRQALHYAIDRDGFIKAYGGEASARAVTSLLPPSTIGFQKHDVYPAGPNGNIEKAKELLAGRTPELVLGISDDSTELATQLKGNLEKAGFKITVKTIPTDAKLDEVGKKDNPWDLYTDQWAADWPSGAAILPVLFDGRAIKAENNSNTSYVNSDAINAEFDRVLALPVAEQGAEWAKLDERIMKELAPAVPLFVENGYYLHGSKVGGIFISSIFGYPSFVNVHVKQ; encoded by the coding sequence ATGCGTCTGAAGAAGACCGCCGACGCGGGCGGGGCGAGGCGGGCCGTCGCGGCCGGTGGGGCGCTCGCGCTGCTCGCGGCGCTCGGCGCGTGCAGCGAGAACAAGGGCACCGAGGGCGCCGTCGACTCCGACCGGGTGCAGAGCGGCTCGATCGCCACCGACCCGAAGGAGTCGATGGGACCGGCCCCCGAGGTGCCGGGCGCGGCGAAGGGCGGCACCTTCCGGGTGCTCCGGGAGACCAAGATCTCGCACCTGGACCCGCAGCGGGTCTACTCGTTCGTCGGGCTGATGGCCGCGCCGCTCTACAGCCGCGCGCTGACCACCTTCAAGGACGACGGCTCCGGCGCGGTCACCCTGGTCGGTGACCTGGCCGAGAACCCCGGCAAGGACGTCAACTCCGACTGCAGGGTCTGGGAGTTCACCGTCAAGGACGGGGTGAAGTTCGAGGACGGCAGCCCGATCACCGCCCGGGAGATCGCGTACGGGATCGCCCGTTCCTTCGACCCCGACCTGACCGGCGGCCCCACCTACCTCCAGGAGTGGCTCGCCGACAGCCCGCAGTACGACACCAAGTGGGACTTCAAGGCTAACAAGACGTCCCTCCCGCCCGGCCTGACCACCCCGGACGACAAGACGCTGCGCTTCGAGTTCGCCAAGCCGCACTGCGACCTGCCGTTCGCCGCGTCGCTGCCGTACACCGCGCCGCTGAAGCCGGAGAAGGACACCGGGGTCAACCTGGACAACCAGCCGTTCTCCTCCGGGCCGTACAAGATCACCAGGAACAACGCCGGGGTCGAGCTGGTGCTGGAACGCAACGAGCACTGGGACCCGAACACCGACCCGGTGCGGCACGCGTACCCGGACCGGATCGTCTGGAACTTCGGCCCGGACCCGGAGGCGGGCGCCAACCGGGTGATCGCCGACAACGGCGACGACCAGACCGCGCTGGCCTGGAACGGGGTGCCCTCCGCGCTGGTCGCCCGGGTCACCGGCGACGCCGCCCTCAAACCGCGGTCGGTGCAGGGCCCCACCCCGAGCCTGTGGCGGCTGAGCATCAACACCAGCCGGGTCACCGACCTGGCGGTCCGGCAGGCGCTGCACTACGCCATCGACCGGGACGGCTTCATCAAGGCGTACGGCGGTGAGGCGTCCGCCCGGGCGGTCACCAGCCTGCTGCCGCCGTCGACCATCGGCTTCCAGAAGCACGACGTCTACCCGGCCGGCCCGAACGGCAACATCGAGAAGGCGAAGGAGCTGCTCGCCGGCAGGACCCCCGAGCTGGTGCTGGGCATCAGCGACGACTCCACCGAGCTGGCCACCCAGCTCAAGGGCAACCTGGAGAAAGCCGGCTTCAAGATCACGGTGAAGACCATTCCGACCGACGCGAAACTCGACGAGGTCGGCAAGAAGGACAACCCGTGGGACCTCTACACCGACCAGTGGGCCGCCGACTGGCCCAGCGGCGCGGCGATCCTGCCGGTGCTCTTCGACGGTCGCGCCATCAAGGCCGAGAACAACAGCAACACCTCGTACGTCAACAGCGACGCGATCAACGCCGAGTTCGACCGGGTGCTCGCGCTGCCGGTGGCCGAGCAGGGCGCCGAGTGGGCCAAACTCGACGAGCGGATCATGAAGGAGCTGGCCCCGGCCGTGCCGCTGTTCGTGGAGAACGGCTACTACCTGCACGGCTCCAAGGTCGGCGGGATCTTCATCTCCAGCATCTTCGGCTACCCGTCGTTCGTGAACGTGCACGTGAAGCAGTGA
- a CDS encoding prolyl oligopeptidase family serine peptidase, which produces MDYPELAARTRRFSHGTPRAVTVADDGSRVVFLRSGGPQDPADALWLLDLTSGEERLVADAATLLGADGDGAGLPPAERALRERLRLSAGGIGSYATDPAARVAVFPLAGRLFRADLVNGDVVEVSTVGPVVDPRPDPTGQRLAYVTDAGPRTRRGELRVIGPDGEDTLLAGEDSGVTWGLAEHIAAEEFARFRGYWWAPDGLSVLAARVDESRLPRWHLHDPADPASAPSSTAYPVAGGPNAEVSLHLLDLDGGWVDVHWDRETYPYLVSVDWAEAGPLITVLRRAQQHGLVLAVDPRTGETQVHAELADPRWVDPVPGTPAHLPDGRVLVGGELAHDGYDSRCLFADGTLLTPPSLYVRRVVGRLAPAGAGPVDLVVEGSDGEPSQRHLFRVRTVIGGGVDARRITQDAGWHTAAVGGDVLVVGHASLDHPGVRWTVRRGDVEVATLRSLAATPPYAPRPVLERVTDRRLPAAVLYPANHVAGRRLPVLLDVYGGPGHQEVVAARAAWLERQWWADAGFAVVTVDNRGTPGVAPSFEKAIHRRVADVVLTDQLDALDALAEKHPDLDLGRVGVRGWSFGGWLAGLAVLRYPDRFRCGIVGAPVTDWALYDTAYTERYLGLPEEGTDVYSHHSLVELAAEPPAGEDDRRPLLLVHGLADDNVVAAHTLRLSAALLSTGRPHSVLPLTGATHLAAGGVAERLLRLELDFLQIWL; this is translated from the coding sequence GTGGACTATCCGGAGCTGGCCGCCCGTACCCGTCGGTTCAGCCACGGGACGCCGCGCGCCGTCACCGTGGCCGACGACGGATCCCGGGTGGTCTTCCTGCGCTCGGGCGGTCCGCAGGACCCGGCCGACGCGCTCTGGCTGCTCGACCTGACCTCCGGCGAGGAGCGGCTGGTCGCCGACGCGGCGACGCTGCTCGGCGCGGACGGCGACGGCGCCGGGCTGCCACCGGCGGAGCGGGCGCTGCGCGAGCGGCTGCGGCTCAGCGCCGGCGGCATCGGCTCGTACGCCACCGACCCGGCCGCCCGGGTCGCGGTGTTCCCGCTGGCCGGGCGGCTGTTCCGGGCCGACCTGGTGAACGGGGACGTGGTCGAGGTGAGCACCGTCGGCCCGGTCGTCGATCCGCGCCCCGACCCGACCGGGCAGCGGCTGGCGTACGTCACGGACGCCGGCCCGCGCACCCGCCGGGGTGAGCTGCGGGTGATCGGGCCGGACGGGGAGGACACCCTGCTCGCCGGGGAGGACTCCGGGGTCACCTGGGGGCTGGCCGAGCACATCGCGGCGGAGGAGTTCGCCCGGTTCCGGGGCTACTGGTGGGCGCCGGACGGTCTGTCGGTGCTGGCCGCCCGGGTGGACGAGTCCCGGCTGCCCCGCTGGCACCTGCACGACCCGGCCGACCCGGCGAGCGCGCCGAGCAGCACGGCGTACCCGGTGGCCGGTGGCCCGAACGCGGAGGTGAGCCTGCACCTGCTGGACCTCGACGGCGGCTGGGTCGACGTGCACTGGGACCGGGAGACCTACCCGTACCTGGTCTCGGTCGACTGGGCCGAGGCCGGGCCGTTGATCACCGTGCTGCGCCGGGCCCAGCAGCACGGCCTGGTGCTGGCGGTGGACCCGCGCACCGGGGAGACCCAGGTGCACGCCGAGCTGGCCGACCCCCGCTGGGTGGACCCGGTGCCGGGCACTCCGGCGCACCTGCCGGACGGTCGGGTGCTGGTCGGCGGCGAGCTGGCCCACGACGGGTACGACTCGCGCTGCCTGTTCGCCGACGGCACCCTGCTCACACCGCCCTCGCTGTACGTACGGCGGGTGGTGGGGCGGCTCGCCCCGGCCGGCGCCGGCCCGGTCGACCTGGTGGTGGAGGGCAGCGACGGCGAGCCGAGCCAGCGGCACCTGTTCCGGGTGCGGACGGTGATCGGCGGCGGCGTCGACGCCCGCCGGATCACCCAGGACGCGGGTTGGCACACCGCCGCGGTCGGCGGGGACGTGCTGGTGGTCGGGCACGCCTCGCTGGACCATCCGGGGGTGCGGTGGACGGTGCGCCGGGGCGACGTCGAGGTGGCCACCCTGCGGTCGCTCGCCGCGACCCCGCCGTACGCGCCGCGGCCGGTGCTGGAGCGGGTGACCGACCGGCGGTTGCCGGCCGCCGTGCTGTACCCGGCCAACCACGTCGCCGGCCGACGACTGCCGGTGCTGTTGGACGTCTACGGCGGGCCGGGCCACCAGGAGGTGGTGGCCGCGCGGGCGGCCTGGCTGGAGCGGCAGTGGTGGGCCGACGCCGGTTTCGCGGTGGTGACGGTGGACAACCGGGGTACGCCGGGGGTCGCGCCGTCGTTCGAGAAGGCGATCCACCGGCGGGTCGCCGACGTGGTGCTGACCGACCAGCTCGACGCGTTGGACGCGCTCGCCGAGAAGCACCCGGACCTGGATCTGGGCCGGGTGGGGGTGCGGGGCTGGTCGTTCGGGGGCTGGTTGGCCGGGCTGGCGGTGCTGCGGTACCCGGACCGGTTCCGGTGCGGCATCGTGGGCGCCCCGGTGACCGACTGGGCGTTGTACGACACCGCGTACACCGAGCGGTACCTGGGCCTGCCCGAGGAGGGCACGGACGTCTACAGCCACCACAGTCTGGTCGAGTTGGCCGCCGAGCCGCCGGCCGGCGAGGACGACAGGCGTCCGCTGCTGCTGGTGCACGGGTTGGCCGACGACAACGTGGTGGCCGCGCACACGTTGCGCCTGTCGGCGGCGCTGTTGTCGACCGGCCGCCCGCACTCGGTGCTGCCGCTGACCGGGGCCACCCATCTGGCGGCGGGCGGCGTCGCCGAGCGGCTGCTCCGCCTGGAGCTGGACTTCCTCCAGATCTGGCTGTGA
- the mshB gene encoding N-acetyl-1-D-myo-inositol-2-amino-2-deoxy-alpha-D-glucopyranoside deacetylase: MTDVTTLPARRLLLVHAHPDDESIGTGSTMARYAATGAHVTLVTCTLGEEGEIHVPELAQLAAAEADQLGGYRLTELAAACAALGVTDHRFLGGVGRYRDSGMMGLTTNEHPRAFWQADLDEAAGHLVEIMREVRPQVMITYDENGFYGHPDHIQAHRVAMRAAELARAEGCAPTKIYWTAMPISVLEAGITHFADASDNPFGGITDVTELPFGTPDARIAARIDATEQHAAKEAAMRAHATQIPPDSWLYSIAGNFGSEFMGVEYFTLAVGEKGPGRGPYGWEDDLFAGLDTATGAGSVPPAGRSAPDGSAPVPAASAGPR; the protein is encoded by the coding sequence GTGACCGACGTGACGACGCTGCCCGCCCGCCGGCTCCTGCTGGTCCACGCCCACCCCGACGACGAGTCGATCGGCACCGGGTCGACGATGGCGCGCTACGCGGCCACCGGCGCCCACGTCACGCTGGTCACCTGCACTCTCGGCGAGGAGGGCGAGATCCACGTGCCCGAGCTGGCCCAGCTCGCCGCCGCCGAGGCCGACCAGCTCGGCGGGTACCGGCTCACCGAGCTGGCCGCCGCGTGCGCCGCGCTCGGCGTCACCGACCACCGGTTCCTCGGGGGCGTGGGCCGCTACCGCGACTCCGGCATGATGGGCCTGACCACCAACGAGCACCCCCGGGCCTTCTGGCAGGCCGACCTCGACGAGGCCGCCGGGCACCTGGTGGAGATCATGCGCGAGGTACGCCCCCAGGTCATGATCACGTACGACGAGAACGGCTTCTACGGGCACCCGGACCACATCCAGGCGCACCGGGTGGCGATGCGGGCCGCCGAGCTGGCCCGGGCCGAGGGCTGCGCCCCCACCAAGATCTACTGGACGGCGATGCCGATCAGCGTGCTGGAGGCCGGGATCACCCACTTCGCGGACGCCTCGGACAACCCCTTCGGCGGCATCACCGACGTCACCGAGCTGCCCTTCGGCACGCCCGACGCGCGGATCGCCGCCCGGATCGACGCCACCGAGCAGCACGCGGCCAAGGAGGCGGCGATGCGGGCGCACGCCACCCAGATCCCGCCGGACTCCTGGCTGTACTCGATCGCCGGCAACTTCGGCAGCGAGTTCATGGGCGTGGAGTACTTCACCCTCGCGGTCGGCGAGAAGGGCCCGGGCCGTGGCCCGTACGGCTGGGAGGACGACCTGTTCGCCGGCCTCGACACCGCCACCGGGGCCGGGTCCGTCCCGCCCGCCGGGCGGTCCGCTCCGGACGGGTCGGCGCCTGTTCCGGCCGCCTCGGCCGGTCCGCGGTGA
- a CDS encoding GNAT family N-acetyltransferase translates to MLRQQDVGHRIVVRRIVGIREGRPLFSDALGELVELSETHITLATDQGRLRVPRDEVHRAKRVPPARRPTAAAVTALELAADEAWPAPVRGRLGDWLLRSAAGWTGRANSALPVGDPDRPLPAAVDAVERWYAGQGQPALVNTPLPLAAPVGAELDARGWAARPPVLVQTVPLARLLADPPPAGPAAPGSTPPASTPPAGPAAPGSTPPASTPPAPAQPTPTPGLPAGPGPVAGQPAQPGPVPPPGRAERGPAEPGPTQFGRAESGPTQPGRAEPATGAPGWAGSRVELVDAPSPEWLTVAAGRKGGLPEAARHVLTAVDQVRFAHGYVDGTLVAVGRGTVTGQGRWLGLSLVEVAPSAQRRGLARAVIRALAEWAAETGATDAFLQVEQQNLPAVSLYRSLGFTTHHTYLTRVAPT, encoded by the coding sequence GTGCTCCGACAGCAGGATGTGGGACACCGGATCGTGGTCCGCCGGATTGTGGGGATTCGTGAGGGCCGCCCGCTGTTCTCCGACGCCCTCGGCGAACTTGTCGAGTTGAGCGAGACCCATATCACGCTGGCCACCGACCAGGGCCGACTCCGGGTCCCCCGGGACGAGGTGCACCGGGCCAAACGGGTGCCACCGGCCCGCCGGCCCACCGCCGCCGCCGTGACCGCCCTGGAACTGGCCGCCGACGAGGCCTGGCCCGCGCCGGTCCGCGGTCGCCTCGGTGACTGGCTGCTACGCAGCGCCGCGGGCTGGACCGGACGCGCCAACTCGGCGCTGCCGGTCGGCGACCCGGACCGCCCCCTGCCGGCCGCCGTCGACGCCGTCGAACGCTGGTACGCCGGGCAGGGTCAGCCGGCCCTGGTCAACACCCCGTTGCCGCTGGCCGCGCCGGTCGGGGCCGAGCTGGACGCGCGCGGCTGGGCCGCCCGCCCGCCGGTGCTGGTGCAGACCGTCCCCCTGGCCCGGCTGCTGGCCGACCCGCCGCCCGCCGGGCCAGCCGCCCCCGGATCCACGCCGCCCGCCTCCACGCCGCCCGCCGGGCCAGCCGCCCCCGGATCCACCCCGCCCGCCTCCACGCCGCCCGCCCCGGCCCAGCCCACGCCGACGCCGGGTCTGCCGGCAGGGCCGGGGCCGGTGGCAGGTCAGCCGGCGCAGCCCGGTCCGGTGCCGCCGCCCGGGCGGGCGGAGCGCGGGCCGGCGGAGCCCGGGCCGACTCAGTTCGGGCGGGCAGAGTCCGGGCCGACCCAGCCCGGGCGGGCAGAGCCCGCGACGGGAGCGCCCGGATGGGCGGGGTCGCGTGTCGAGTTGGTCGACGCGCCGTCACCGGAGTGGCTGACCGTGGCCGCCGGACGCAAGGGCGGCCTGCCCGAGGCCGCCCGCCACGTGCTCACCGCCGTGGACCAGGTCCGTTTCGCCCACGGGTACGTCGACGGCACGCTGGTCGCCGTCGGCCGGGGCACGGTCACCGGGCAGGGCCGCTGGCTGGGGCTAAGCCTGGTCGAGGTGGCCCCCTCGGCCCAGCGGCGCGGGCTCGCCCGCGCGGTGATCCGGGCGCTCGCCGAGTGGGCCGCCGAGACGGGCGCCACGGACGCCTTTCTCCAGGTGGAACAGCAGAACCTCCCTGCCGTCAGCCTCTACCGGAGTCTCGGCTTCACCACCCACCACACCTACCTCACCCGGGTCGCCCCGACCTGA
- the fdxA gene encoding ferredoxin yields MTYIIAEPCVDVLDKACIEECPVDCIYEGNRMLYIHPDECVDCGACEPVCPVEAIFYEDDVPEQWKDYTGANYEFFEDLGSPGGASKVGKVEKDATFVAAQPPRGEGH; encoded by the coding sequence GTGACCTACATCATCGCCGAGCCGTGCGTGGACGTGCTCGACAAGGCATGCATCGAAGAGTGCCCGGTCGACTGCATCTACGAGGGCAATCGGATGCTCTACATCCACCCCGACGAGTGCGTCGACTGCGGTGCCTGTGAGCCGGTGTGCCCGGTCGAGGCGATCTTCTACGAGGACGACGTGCCGGAGCAGTGGAAGGACTACACCGGGGCGAACTACGAGTTCTTCGAGGATCTCGGCTCGCCCGGCGGCGCGTCCAAGGTCGGCAAGGTGGAGAAGGACGCCACCTTCGTGGCCGCCCAGCCGCCGCGCGGAGAGGGCCACTGA